From the Daucus carota subsp. sativus chromosome 8, DH1 v3.0, whole genome shotgun sequence genome, one window contains:
- the LOC135146743 gene encoding uncharacterized protein LOC135146743, producing the protein MECNKGEAFRAMRMAEKKMENKDYLRARKIANQAQKLYPELENISQLIMVCDVHCSAENKVHGTEMDWYGILKVEPTADDLLIRKQSRKFGLFLHPHKNKCPGAADAFNLIGEAQSVLLDQEKRWIHDMKCISGAVNDDPRQANGPYNVQRPPGHERSYVNANKEFQQATQTAQTGFSFSRPTFWTAWPFCSICCQCNRDVLNQSIRCQTCGKSFIGNDICNPGEASHNSWNLLAVTKQTGDHNQAPSKVDQQSNVKNFKRLKVGENIWSSEAPQGYKPNERCGDVSTHCNQKSKVEIPQLCENMNRKKRKQVSESIRCCNSESSTKSKELFAKGGGSNSEPFASRATRSERDLSLKNNTNDDVNAVEPAQGNNYQDSFQSTRVAVKDLPPQQVLPVLDYNKEEALRAKGIAEMKMENKGLQNTGNNIQIEHDKPSEENSSVNANRHFHLRSAMERTKEVAFNAKAWAEKKMEKKEFLGARNFATKAQNLYPELENISQLIMVCDVHCSAENKISGTEMDWYGILKLEPTADDVLIKKQFRKFALYLHPDENQFAGAADAFKLIGEAHRVLLDPLKRKMHDVKRKSALVNGSSKTTNRPFSDQRAPQHENSSVNANRPFQQAPQTARTGSSGEASTKSKEDVAIEGGEDYCKLGSSSSRLRSDVSYSGEAVEDLLKTQEPSGMNKSRGHDAHMEENGEEAIMKKHCFSKEVLPNKSNKTEKNSENGAPSEEAKTEPETFEYPDPDFSDFDKNREEKRFAAGQIWAVYDTLDTLPRFYTQIVKVLRPNFKLRIIWLEPDLDDNDEIKWAEEGLPIACGKFRPGSIENTENHLMFSHVVSWDKGIRRNTFKIYPKKGDTWALFKSWNINWSSDPESHRKYEYEFVEVLSNYANGTAISVAYLGKVKGYVCLFCRAKQEGVDTFEIEPTELFRFSHKIPSFRITGKDRKGIPLEFFELDPAGLPIDLLDEYEMLQSNAIEYKFDNLTEDAGVASDISEEGYEIPDPEFYNFDSNKSLEKFEIGQVWALYSDVDGLPKYYCCIKKIDRLPKYKLHVAWLDVCSTSNDIIQWNDKKIPVTCGRFQLRKFERIQYASTASFSHQVRVRVETRGKKEEYVILPRKGEIWALYKSWDVRMKCSDLENCEYDIVEVVEVTQSGISVLSLEEVKGFVSVFRTQVKEQLPVTFTIPANELLRFSHQTPAFRLNGERGGSLKGYLELDPDALPIHWFRKD; encoded by the exons ATGGAGTGCAATAAAGGAGAGGCCTTTAGGGCCATGAGAATGGCCGAAAAGAAGATGGAAAACAAGGACTATTTGAGGGCTCGGAAGATTGCAAATCAGGCCCAGAAACTATATCCTGAATTGGAAAACATTTCCCAACTGATTATGGTTTGTGATGTGCATTGCTCTGCTGAAAACAAGGTCCATGGAACTGAAATGGACTGGTATGGCATCCTTAAAGTCGAGCCAACAGCTGACGATTTACTCATAAGAAAGCAATCCAGAAAGTTTGGTCTTTTTCTTCATCCTCACAAGAACAAGTGTCCCGGAGCTGCAGATGCTTTTAATTTAATTGGTGAAGCTCAAAGTGTGCTTCTGGACCAAGAAAAAAGGTGGATTCATGATATGAAATGCATTTCTGGTGCAGTAAATGACGATCCTAGACAAGCAAATGGGCCTTACAATGTCCAACGACCACCAGGCCATGAGAGAAGTTATGTGAACGCAAATAAAGAATTCCAGCAGGCAACTCAGACTGCCCAAACAGGATTTAGTTTTAGTCGACCAACTTTTTGGACTGCATGGCCATTTTGTTCTATATGTTGCCAGTGTAACAGAGACGTGCTCAACCAAAGTATCAGATGTCAAACTTGTGGAAAGTCATTTATTGGTAATGATATCTGTAATCCAGGAGAAGCATCACATAATAGTTGGAATCTGTTGGCAGTTACCAAACAAACAGGGGATCACAATCAAGCTCCTTCTAAAGTGGATCAGCAAAGTAATGTTAAAAACTTCAAAAGATTAAAAGTAGGTGAGAATATATGGTCTTCTGAGGCGCCACAAGGATATAAACCCAATGAAAGATGTGGGGATGTTTCTACACATTGTAACCAAAAGAGCAAAGTTGAAATACCTCAACTATGTGAAAACATGAACAGGAAGAAGAGGAAGCAAGTTTCTGAATCCATTAGATGTTGCAATAGCGAATCTAGTACCAAATCCAAAGAATTATTTGCTAAGGGTGGTGGGTCTAATAGCGAGCCTTTCGCGTCAAGAGCAACTCGGTCAGAAAGGGACTTGTCTTTGAAGAACAATACTAATGATGATGTTAACGCTGTAGAACCTGCCCAAGGAAACAATTACCAGGATTCTTTCCAATCTACTAGAGTGGCTGTTAAAGATTTACCACCACAACAAGTGCTTCCTG TGTTGGACTACAACAAAGAAGAGGCACTCAGGGCCAAAGGAATAGCAGAGATGAAGATGGAAAACAAGGGGCTGCAAAATACAGGCAATAATATTCAAATAGAGCACGACAAACCATCTGAAGAAAATAGTTCTGTGAATGCAAATAGACATTTCCATCTGAG GTCAGCGATGGAGCGGACCAAAGAAGTGGCCTTTAATGCCAAAGCATGGGCTGAGAAGAAGATGGAGAAGAAGGAGTTTTTGGGGGCTCGGAATTTCGCAACCAAGGCCCAGAATCTCTATCCTGAATTGGAGAACATTTCCCAGTTAATTATGGTTTGTGACGTGCATTGCTCTGCTGAAAATAAGATCTCTGGAACTGAAATGGATTGGTATGGCATCCTCAAACTTGAGCCAACAGCTGATGATGTACTAATAAAGAAGCAATTTAGAAAGTTTGCTCTTTATCTTCATCCAGATGAAAACCAGTTCGCCGGAGCTGCAGACGCCTTTAAGTTAATTGGTGAAGCTCACAGGGTGCTTCTGGACCCACTAAAAAGGAAGATGCATGATGTGAAACGTAAATCTGCTCTAGTAAATGGGTCTTCAAAGACAACAAATAGGCCTTTCAGTGACCAGAGAGCACCGCAGCATGAAAATAGTTCTGTGAATGCAAATAGACCATTCCAGCAGGCACCACAGACTGCCCGAACAGGATCCAGCGGTGAAGCCAGCACAAAATCTAAAGAAGATGTAGCTATTGAGGGTGGTGAGGATTATTGCAAGCTAGGCTCAAGCTCAAGCAGGTTGAGAAGTGATGTTTCTTACTCTGGAGAAGCAGTTGAAGATTTATTGAAAACACAAGAGCCTTCTGGTATGAATAAATCGAGAGGCCATGATGCTCATATGGAAGAGAATGGCGAAGAGGCTATAATGAAAAAGCATTGCTTTTCTAAAGAGGTGTTGCCTAATAAAAGCAATAAAACTGAAAAGAATAGTGAGAACGGTGCACCATCAGAAGAGGCTAAAACAGAACCAGAAACCTTTGAATATCCTGATCCAGATTTCAGCGACTTTGACAAAAATAGGGAGGAAAAAAGATTTGCCGCTGGGCAGATCTGGGCAGTCTATGACACCCTGGATACATTGCCTCGATTTTATACTCAGATTGTGAAAGTACTTCGTCCCAACTTTAAGCTTCGGATAATCTGGCTGGAGCCAGACCTAGATGATAATGATGAAATTAAATGGGCAGAAGAGGGTTTACCAATTGCATGTGGTAAATTTAGACCGGGGAGTATTGAAAACACTGAAAATCATCTGATGTTTTCACATGTGGTTAGCTGGGACAAAGGCATCAGAAGAAATACTTTCAAGATATATCCAAAAAAGGGTGACACCTGGGCCCTCTTCAAGAGCTGGAATATTAATTGGTCTTCGGATCCAGAAAGTCACAGGAAATACGAATACGAGTTTGTTGAAGTCTTGTCTAACTATGCCAATGGAACTGCTATTTCTGTTGCGTACTTGGGTAAGGTAAAGGGTTATGTTTGTCTATTTTGTCGAGCAAAACAGGAAGGAGTTGACACATTTGAGATAGAGCCAACAGAGTTATTCAGATTTTCTCACAAAATCCCATCTTTCCGAATAACTGGGAAAGATAGAAAAGGCATCCCTCTAGAATTTTTTGAACTTGACCCTGCAGGTCTGCCTATCGATCTTTTGGATGAATACGAGATGTTGCAATCTAATGCCATTGAATACAAGTTTGATAATCTCACTGAAGATGCTGGTGTTGCATCAGATATCTCGGAGGAAGGTTACGAAATTCCTGACcctgaattttataatttcGACAGCAACAAATCCCTTGAGAAATTTGAGATTGGTCAGGTCTGGGCTTTGTACAGTGATGTGGATGGATTGCCAAAGTACTATTGTTGTATAAAGAAAATTGATCGATTGCCAAAGTATAAATTGCATGTGGCGTGGCTCGATGTTTGTTCAACATCTAATGACATAATTCAGTGGAATGACAAAAAGATTCCCGTCACCTGTGGGAGATTTCAGCTTAGAAAGTTTGAACGGATTCAATATGCCAGCACTGCTTCCTTTTCCCATCAGGTTAGAGTAAGAGTAGAAACAAGAGGTAAGAAAGAAGAATATGTCATCCTTCCTAGGAAAGGAGAGATTTGGGCATTATATAAGAGTTGGGATGTCAGGATGAAATGTTCTGACTTAGAAAACTGTGAGTACGACATAGTAGAAGTCGTTGAGGTAACTCAGTCGGGTATATCTGTTTTGTCTTTAGAGGAAGTTAAAGGATTTGTATCCGTCTTCAGGACACAAGTCAAGGAGCAATTACCAGTAACATTCACGATACCTGCCAATGAGTTGCTTAGATTCTCCCATCAGACTCCCGCATTCAGGCTGAATGGGGAGAGGGGTGGCAGCCTGAAAGGTTATTTGGAGCTTGATCCAGACGCACTTCCTATTCACTGGTTTCGTAAAGATTGA
- the LOC108198469 gene encoding disease resistance protein RPV1 isoform X1: MASPTSQTPSPSWDVFLSFRGIDTRYTFTSHLYSALDRYNIPTFKDDPELRCGEVISDALLKAIQESKIYVVVLSQNYASSSWCLDELVAILNCSRAMQRTVIPVFYNVDPSVVRYQKGGFESDFKRHEIRFGGEMERVEKWRLALKEVANNSGKHVDGKTSEADIVNEIVDEILLQIQSFSLDVARYPVGLDSRLKDITALLSRGTKDVIKIGLFGMGGIGKTTLAKALFNKLLPGSFKGSCFLANVRESLGNSKGLESLQQQLINDVLRSKNKVEVNSVGQGIKLIDQKICSAKILVVIDDLEDHQEFQSLVRRFAPGSVVIITTRDEEILDKIEVETQNRYKVNVLSDAESETLFFRHAFGDAQPSNTLKILSKDILRLAGGLPLALEVFGSSLYKKSEVRWKSYIETLQRSPNSRIQEKLKISLEALESDDPLLKKMFLDISCLFIGWNKEKVVEILDTYYPYADDKIDILKNRCLLTINSRDEFRMHDLLLDMGKESRDELRMHDLIQDMGKEIAHNNSPDEPGKHSRLWVPKEICSVLKEHKGTEAVEGIIYNGPEVEVLFSTETLRRMSKLRFLYLKNINLSGEFTGTLEDLRWFFWNHCPLKCLPSDFCLVKLVILELPKSKLTTMWEDTMVSNVLEKLKTLITRFSHGLTIPDFRRPPCLENLKTLNMRFSRDLTTTPDFTRLPRLENLYLEGCTSLKEVHISIGSLVNLVSLNLKSCSSLRSLPDTICELKALEVLCVDACIWLKALPTQLGNLKSLLELNARWLRVLQLPDSIGDLSKLVKLKLDYNENLEYLPNTICNLRTLEVLSIMYCTKVEALPVELGNIESLIELRAKGTTFSKLSNTICNLRLLKNLDISDCYKLDSLPDQLWKLTNLSIADLSGCGNLLSIADLPPYLTRIDARSCLSLESVNVSNLKLLKELVLTDCRALTKILGLGELASLYRLQLRGCHSSLLARTLTMQLFEIYCGFNQEISIEVAAEKILELMGDLAYDISSSVNLQANLSYSYLGMILCFTPEIQEVFSAKEVYYTVTADDQSVGQKRLYGSYIVIIPRSVFTLAKDNHTIKVTSNAGRVWFYLLYKNEDDNTLVSQRFQVEENPAELL; the protein is encoded by the exons ATGGCTTCCCCAACTTCTCAAACTCCATCTCCCAGCTGGGACGTTTTCCTGAGCTTCCGCGGCATAGACACCCGATACACTTTCACCAGCCACTTATATTCCGCCCTGGACCGCTACAATATTCCAACATTTAAAGACGATCCCGAGCTTCGCTGCGGAGAAGTCATCTCCGACGCGTTGCTCAAAGCTATTCAGGAATCGAAGATCTACGTCGTTGTCCTCTCTCAGAATTATGCTTCTTCGAGCTGGTGCCTTGACGAGCTCGTAGCGATCCTCAATTGTAGCAGAGCAATGCAAAGAACGGTTATTCCGGTGTTTTATAACGTTGATCCATCGGTTGTTAGGTACCAGAAAGGGGGCTTTGAAAGTGATTTTAAAAGACATGAAATTAGATTTGGGGGTGAAATGGAAAGAGTTGAGAAATGGCGGCTTGCACTGAAAGAAGTTGCCAATAATTCAGGGAAACATGTAGACGGTAAAAC GTCTGAAGCTGATATTGTCAATGAAATTGTTGACGAAATTCTACTGCAAATACAATCCTTTTCTTTAGATGTTGCCAGATATCCAGTAGGATTGGATTCCCGCCTTAAAGACATAACAGCATTGCTGAGCAGGGGCACAAAAGATGTCATTAAGATCGGTCTATTTGGTATGGGTGGCATAGGTAAAACAACTCTTGCCAAAGCACTTTTTAATAAACTCTTGCCGGGAAGCTTTAAGGGAAGCTGCTTCCTCGCAAATGTGAGGGAGAGTTTGGGGAATTCAAAAGGTCTAGAGTCTTTGCAACAACAACTTATTAACGATGTTCTTAGAAGTAAGAATAAAGTTGAGGTTAACAGTGTTGGCCAAGGAATTAAGCTGATAGATCAAAAAATTTGTTCAGCAAAAATTTTGGTTGTTATCGATGATTTAGAGGACCATCAAGAATTTCAATCACTGGTGAGACGATTTGCTCCTGGGAGTGTAGTTATTATAACTACAAGGGATGAAGAGATATTGGATAAAATTGAAGTAGAAACTCAAAATCGATACAAGGTTAATGTGCTGAGTGATGCTGAGTCAGAGACACTATTCTTCCGCCATGCATTTGGAGATGCTCAACCAAGCAATACTCTAAAGATATTGTCTAAAGACATTCTACGTCTTGCTGGAGGGCTTCCCTTGGCTCTCGAGGTTTTCGGTTCATCCTTGTATAAGAAATCCGAGGTTAGATGGAAATCATACATCGAGACACTGCAGCGAAGTCCCAACAGCCGTATCCAAGAAAAACTTAAAATCAGCTTGGAAGCCTTGGAATCAGATGATCCTCTGCTAAAGAAAATGTTCCTTGACATTTCTTGTCTATTCATCGGATGGAACAAAGAAAAGGTGGTTGAAATATTAGATACTTATTATCCCTACGCAGATGATAAGATTGATATTCTCAAGAATAGATGTTTATTAACGATAAACAGTAGAGATGAATTCCGAATGCATGATCTGCTTCTGGATATGGGAAAGGAAAGTAGAGATGAATTGCGAATGCATGATCTGATTCAGGATATGGGAAAGGAAATCGCGCATAATAACTCTCCTGACGAGCCTGGAAAGCATAGTAGATTATGGGTACCAAAAGAAATATGCTCTGTGTTAAAGGAACACAAG GGAACAGAAGCCGTTGAAGGTATCATTTATAATGGACCTGAGGTGGAAGTACTGTTTTCTACGGAGACATTAAGAAGAATGAGTAAATTAAGATTTCTTTACTTAAAGAACATTAATCTCAGCGGAGAGTTTACAGGGACACTAGAAGATTTGAGGTGGTTTTTCTGGAATCACTGTCCCTTAAAGTGTTTACCTTCTGATTTCTGCCTTGTAAAACTTGTTATTCTTGAGTTGCCCAAAAGCAAATTGACAACTATGTGGGAGGACACGATG GTTTCAAATGTTTTGGAGAAGCTAAAGACTCTGATCACGCGGTTTTCCCATGGTTTAACTATCCCAGATTTCAGAAGACCGCCGTGTCTCGAAAATTTAAAGACTCTAAACATGAGGTTTTCCAGGGATTTAACTACCACGCCGGATTTCACGAGACTGCCGCGCCTCGAAAATTTATATCTTGAGGGCTGTACAAGTTTGAAGGAGGTCCATATATCAATTGGAAGTTTGGTGAACCTTGTTTCCTTAAATTTGAAGAGTTGTTCAAGCCTAAGAAGTCTTCCGGATACCATTTGCGAGTTGAAAGCATTGGAAGTTTTATGTGTTGATGCATGTATATGGCTAAAAGCATTGCCAACACAATTGGGAAACCTTAAATCCTTACTAGAGCTCAATGCTCGCTGGCTACGTGTTCTGCAATTACCAGATTCGATCGGAGATCTTAGTAAGCTTGTTAAGCTGAAATTAGACTATAACGAGAACCTTGAATATCTTCCAAACACCATTTGCAACTTGAGAACATTGGAAGTTCTAAGTATTATGTATTGCACTAAAGTGGAAGCATTACCTGTTGAACTGGGGAACATTGAATCTTTAATAGAGCTCAGAGCCAAGGGAACAACCTTTTCGAAATTATCTAACACCATTTGCAACCTGAGATTATTGAAAAATCTTGATATTTCTGATTGTTATAAACTAGACAGCTTGCCTGATCAACTGTGGAAGCTTACAAACTTATCCATTGCAGATCTTTCAGGTTGTGGTAATCTGTTGTCCATTGCAGATCTTCCTCCTTATCTGACACGCATTGATGCCCGTAGCTGTTTGTCTTTGGAAAGCGTAAACGTATCCAATTTAAAACTGTTGAAGGAATTGGTCCTCACAGATTGTAGAGCTTTAACAAAGATTTTGGGCTTGGGGGAACTCGCTTCTTTATACCGCCTGCAATTGCGAGGCTGCCATTCCTCTCTACTGGCGCGAACTCTTACAATGCAATTATTTGAG ATTTACTGCGGTTTTAACCAGGAAATTAGTATTGAGGTTGCGGCAGAAAAGATTTTGGAGCTGATGGGAGATTTGGCATATGACATTTCATCCTCTGTGAATTTGCAAGCAAATTTGTCATACAGTTACTTGGGGATGATTCTCTGCTTTACACCGGAGATTCAAGAAGTCTTTTCTGCTAAAGAAGTCTATTATACTGTTACGGCAGATGATCAATCAGTGGGCCAAAAGAGGCTATATGGATCATATATAGTAATAATACCAAGATCTGTATTTACACTTGCAAAAGACAATCATACAATCAAAGTTACATCAAATGCTGGCAGAGTTTGGTTTTATCTACTGTACAAAAACGAGGATGATAATACCCTTGTCAGCCAGCGATTTCAAGTAGAAGAAAATCCAG CTGAATTACTTTAA
- the LOC108198469 gene encoding disease resistance protein RPV1 isoform X2, with translation MASPTSQTPSPSWDVFLSFRGIDTRYTFTSHLYSALDRYNIPTFKDDPELRCGEVISDALLKAIQESKIYVVVLSQNYASSSWCLDELVAILNCSRAMQRTVIPVFYNVDPSVVRYQKGGFESDFKRHEIRFGGEMERVEKWRLALKEVANNSGKHVDGKTSEADIVNEIVDEILLQIQSFSLDVARYPVGLDSRLKDITALLSRGTKDVIKIGLFGMGGIGKTTLAKALFNKLLPGSFKGSCFLANVRESLGNSKGLESLQQQLINDVLRSKNKVEVNSVGQGIKLIDQKICSAKILVVIDDLEDHQEFQSLVRRFAPGSVVIITTRDEEILDKIEVETQNRYKVNVLSDAESETLFFRHAFGDAQPSNTLKILSKDILRLAGGLPLALEVFGSSLYKKSEVRWKSYIETLQRSPNSRIQEKLKISLEALESDDPLLKKMFLDISCLFIGWNKEKVVEILDTYYPYADDKIDILKNRCLLTINSRDEFRMHDLLLDMGKESRDELRMHDLIQDMGKEIAHNNSPDEPGKHSRLWVPKEICSVLKEHKVSNVLEKLKTLITRFSHGLTIPDFRRPPCLENLKTLNMRFSRDLTTTPDFTRLPRLENLYLEGCTSLKEVHISIGSLVNLVSLNLKSCSSLRSLPDTICELKALEVLCVDACIWLKALPTQLGNLKSLLELNARWLRVLQLPDSIGDLSKLVKLKLDYNENLEYLPNTICNLRTLEVLSIMYCTKVEALPVELGNIESLIELRAKGTTFSKLSNTICNLRLLKNLDISDCYKLDSLPDQLWKLTNLSIADLSGCGNLLSIADLPPYLTRIDARSCLSLESVNVSNLKLLKELVLTDCRALTKILGLGELASLYRLQLRGCHSSLLARTLTMQLFEIYCGFNQEISIEVAAEKILELMGDLAYDISSSVNLQANLSYSYLGMILCFTPEIQEVFSAKEVYYTVTADDQSVGQKRLYGSYIVIIPRSVFTLAKDNHTIKVTSNAGRVWFYLLYKNEDDNTLVSQRFQVEENPAELL, from the exons ATGGCTTCCCCAACTTCTCAAACTCCATCTCCCAGCTGGGACGTTTTCCTGAGCTTCCGCGGCATAGACACCCGATACACTTTCACCAGCCACTTATATTCCGCCCTGGACCGCTACAATATTCCAACATTTAAAGACGATCCCGAGCTTCGCTGCGGAGAAGTCATCTCCGACGCGTTGCTCAAAGCTATTCAGGAATCGAAGATCTACGTCGTTGTCCTCTCTCAGAATTATGCTTCTTCGAGCTGGTGCCTTGACGAGCTCGTAGCGATCCTCAATTGTAGCAGAGCAATGCAAAGAACGGTTATTCCGGTGTTTTATAACGTTGATCCATCGGTTGTTAGGTACCAGAAAGGGGGCTTTGAAAGTGATTTTAAAAGACATGAAATTAGATTTGGGGGTGAAATGGAAAGAGTTGAGAAATGGCGGCTTGCACTGAAAGAAGTTGCCAATAATTCAGGGAAACATGTAGACGGTAAAAC GTCTGAAGCTGATATTGTCAATGAAATTGTTGACGAAATTCTACTGCAAATACAATCCTTTTCTTTAGATGTTGCCAGATATCCAGTAGGATTGGATTCCCGCCTTAAAGACATAACAGCATTGCTGAGCAGGGGCACAAAAGATGTCATTAAGATCGGTCTATTTGGTATGGGTGGCATAGGTAAAACAACTCTTGCCAAAGCACTTTTTAATAAACTCTTGCCGGGAAGCTTTAAGGGAAGCTGCTTCCTCGCAAATGTGAGGGAGAGTTTGGGGAATTCAAAAGGTCTAGAGTCTTTGCAACAACAACTTATTAACGATGTTCTTAGAAGTAAGAATAAAGTTGAGGTTAACAGTGTTGGCCAAGGAATTAAGCTGATAGATCAAAAAATTTGTTCAGCAAAAATTTTGGTTGTTATCGATGATTTAGAGGACCATCAAGAATTTCAATCACTGGTGAGACGATTTGCTCCTGGGAGTGTAGTTATTATAACTACAAGGGATGAAGAGATATTGGATAAAATTGAAGTAGAAACTCAAAATCGATACAAGGTTAATGTGCTGAGTGATGCTGAGTCAGAGACACTATTCTTCCGCCATGCATTTGGAGATGCTCAACCAAGCAATACTCTAAAGATATTGTCTAAAGACATTCTACGTCTTGCTGGAGGGCTTCCCTTGGCTCTCGAGGTTTTCGGTTCATCCTTGTATAAGAAATCCGAGGTTAGATGGAAATCATACATCGAGACACTGCAGCGAAGTCCCAACAGCCGTATCCAAGAAAAACTTAAAATCAGCTTGGAAGCCTTGGAATCAGATGATCCTCTGCTAAAGAAAATGTTCCTTGACATTTCTTGTCTATTCATCGGATGGAACAAAGAAAAGGTGGTTGAAATATTAGATACTTATTATCCCTACGCAGATGATAAGATTGATATTCTCAAGAATAGATGTTTATTAACGATAAACAGTAGAGATGAATTCCGAATGCATGATCTGCTTCTGGATATGGGAAAGGAAAGTAGAGATGAATTGCGAATGCATGATCTGATTCAGGATATGGGAAAGGAAATCGCGCATAATAACTCTCCTGACGAGCCTGGAAAGCATAGTAGATTATGGGTACCAAAAGAAATATGCTCTGTGTTAAAGGAACACAAG GTTTCAAATGTTTTGGAGAAGCTAAAGACTCTGATCACGCGGTTTTCCCATGGTTTAACTATCCCAGATTTCAGAAGACCGCCGTGTCTCGAAAATTTAAAGACTCTAAACATGAGGTTTTCCAGGGATTTAACTACCACGCCGGATTTCACGAGACTGCCGCGCCTCGAAAATTTATATCTTGAGGGCTGTACAAGTTTGAAGGAGGTCCATATATCAATTGGAAGTTTGGTGAACCTTGTTTCCTTAAATTTGAAGAGTTGTTCAAGCCTAAGAAGTCTTCCGGATACCATTTGCGAGTTGAAAGCATTGGAAGTTTTATGTGTTGATGCATGTATATGGCTAAAAGCATTGCCAACACAATTGGGAAACCTTAAATCCTTACTAGAGCTCAATGCTCGCTGGCTACGTGTTCTGCAATTACCAGATTCGATCGGAGATCTTAGTAAGCTTGTTAAGCTGAAATTAGACTATAACGAGAACCTTGAATATCTTCCAAACACCATTTGCAACTTGAGAACATTGGAAGTTCTAAGTATTATGTATTGCACTAAAGTGGAAGCATTACCTGTTGAACTGGGGAACATTGAATCTTTAATAGAGCTCAGAGCCAAGGGAACAACCTTTTCGAAATTATCTAACACCATTTGCAACCTGAGATTATTGAAAAATCTTGATATTTCTGATTGTTATAAACTAGACAGCTTGCCTGATCAACTGTGGAAGCTTACAAACTTATCCATTGCAGATCTTTCAGGTTGTGGTAATCTGTTGTCCATTGCAGATCTTCCTCCTTATCTGACACGCATTGATGCCCGTAGCTGTTTGTCTTTGGAAAGCGTAAACGTATCCAATTTAAAACTGTTGAAGGAATTGGTCCTCACAGATTGTAGAGCTTTAACAAAGATTTTGGGCTTGGGGGAACTCGCTTCTTTATACCGCCTGCAATTGCGAGGCTGCCATTCCTCTCTACTGGCGCGAACTCTTACAATGCAATTATTTGAG ATTTACTGCGGTTTTAACCAGGAAATTAGTATTGAGGTTGCGGCAGAAAAGATTTTGGAGCTGATGGGAGATTTGGCATATGACATTTCATCCTCTGTGAATTTGCAAGCAAATTTGTCATACAGTTACTTGGGGATGATTCTCTGCTTTACACCGGAGATTCAAGAAGTCTTTTCTGCTAAAGAAGTCTATTATACTGTTACGGCAGATGATCAATCAGTGGGCCAAAAGAGGCTATATGGATCATATATAGTAATAATACCAAGATCTGTATTTACACTTGCAAAAGACAATCATACAATCAAAGTTACATCAAATGCTGGCAGAGTTTGGTTTTATCTACTGTACAAAAACGAGGATGATAATACCCTTGTCAGCCAGCGATTTCAAGTAGAAGAAAATCCAG CTGAATTACTTTAA